In the genome of Deinococcus sedimenti, the window TGCGCCGTCCCCGACGCGAACTTCCCCGACGAGGCGTACCAGCAGCTCGTGCAGGTGGGCGGCCCCGGCCCGGCCGACCACCCGGCCGCCGACCATCAGATCGTGTACGACGCCCCCACCTTCCGCGCAGTCTTCGAGAACGCGGGCTTCGAGGTGGACCTGCTGGAGTACTGCGACGACACGGGCCGCTTCCACTACCACGGGTGGGACGTCTCGACCGGCCCGGTGTACCGCTCGCTGCTGCTCGACCACCGCAACCGCGACGGACACCTGGGCTTCGTCTCCCTGATTCTGGACGCCCGGAAACCCGGCGGGACCCCAGACTGAAGCCGCGTCCTGCCGGGGCTGGGGCCTGACTCATACGGATTCCGTTTGTTTCGCTGACAATCCGGAACTTCACCGGATTGCCAGCTCCAGGTCCGGAGGGGCGCTCCGCTCCTTCTCTGCTCCGCAGCTCTGCGAGTCGCATCCGCTCGGGTTGAAAGTTTTCGCAAACCTTTCAACCGGAGTCCATATCAGTCGTGCCCGCCGGGGATCTTCTCGTCGTGCGCGCGGATGCGCTGGCGGAACACGTAGAAGTTCCATGCCTGGTACCCGATGATCAGTGGCAGGAACGCGGCGCCCACCCAGGTCAGGAGCCGCAGGGTGTACGGTTCGGACGCGGTGTTCTGCACGGTGAGGTTGTACGCGTCGCCCAGGGTGCTGGGCAGGACGTTCGGGTAGAGGCTACCGAAGATGGTGGCGGTGGAGAAGACGATGGTGAGACCGGTGGCGGCGAACGCCAGTGCGTCGCGCTTGAGGGTGAGGGCCAGCCAGATCAGGCCGAGGTTCACGGCGGCCGCCAGGGGGAACAGCCATTCCTGGAAGCCGAAGGTGCCGAACAGGCCGGTGCGGATGAAGCCCTGGTACACGAAGGCGAGGACCAGCGCGGAGGCGACGGCGCCCCAGATCAGCGCGGCGCGGCGGGCGCGGCCGTGCAGGACGTCGTTGTCGTCGAGGCGCAGCAGCAGGTAGGTCGCGCCGTGCAGGATGAACAGGCTCAGGGTGGCCAGTCCCCCCAGGACGCTGAAGGTGTTCACGGAGTACAGCAGGCTGCCGTCGAAGCGGCCTGTGGCGTCGATGGGCAGGCCGCGCACCATGTTCGCCATGATCGCGCCCCACAGGAAGGCGGGCAGGAGGTTCGTGACGAAGCTGGTCACGTCCCAGAAGGTCCGCCAGCGGCGGTGGTTGATCTCCGCGCGGTACTCGAAGGCCACGCCGCGCCCGATCAGTGCGAGCAGGATCAGCGCGAATTCGGGGTACAGGGCGGTCATCAGCGTGCCGTACCAGTGGGGGAACGCCGCGAAGATCACCCCGGCGGCCAGGATCACCCAGACCTCGTTCGCGGCCCAGAAGGGGCCGACGGTGCGGATCATGGCGCGCCGCTCGGCCTCGCTGCGGGCCAGGAAGGGCTGCAGGGCGCCCACGCCGAAGTCGAAGCCGTCCAGGAAGAAGTAGATCGCGAAGATGGCGGCGGTCAGGATGAACCACAGGGTGGGGAGGTCGGTCATGCGCGCGCTCCTTCGGGAACGTAGTCAGGGGCGGGGACCGAGGGCGTCTCGACGTCCGGTTCGTGCATCCCGGCGCGGGCGGTGCGGGTCAGCAGGAACACGTCCAGCCCGATCAGCGTGAGGTACACCACCCAGAACGCCGCGAGCGACAGCAGCACCCACAGCGGGTTGAGCTGACTGACGGCGTCCCCGGTGCGCAGGAGGCCCTGCACGATCCACGGCTGGCGGCCCATCTCGGTGGCGATCCACCCGCTGAAGTTCGCCAGGTGCGGGGCGAGCGGCATGGCCAGCAGCAGCGGGTACAGCCGTCCCGGGTCGTCCAGTTTGCCCTGCCGCCAGCGCCACACGTAGACGAGGGTCACGAGCAGCATCAGGAAGCCCAGGCCGACCATCACGCGGAACGACCAGTACACCGGCCACACCCACGGCGTGTAGTTGCCGGGGCCGTACTTGGCTTCATACTCCTTCTGCAGGTCGTTGATGCCTTTGGCTTTCTCGGTGAAGTTGTTGAACGCCAGGAACGATCCGACGTATGGCACGCTGAGTTCGAAGCGGTTCTCGCGCGCGGCGTTGCTGGGCAGGGCCACGAGGCTCTCGGGCATCTGGTTGCCTTCGGGGGTGTCCCACAGGGCGCTGAACGCGGCGTACTTCATGGGCTGGTCGCGCACGGCGCTCTGGCCCTGTTCGTGCCCGGCGAGGATCACGCCGCCCGAGCCGATCAGGGCGGTGATCAGCGCCACGCGGAAGCTGACGCGGAACGCCTCGACGTTCGCGCGGCGGCGCAGGTGGTACGCGCTGACGGCCAGCACGAAGAACGCCGCGACGGTCAGGCTGCCCGCCCAGATGTGCGCGAACCACTCCAGGCCCTTGGGGTTGGTGACGATCGCCCACGCGTCGGTCATCACGGCGCGTCCGTCCTTGATCTCGAAGCCGACGGGGTGCTGCATCCAGGCGTTGGCGATGATGATCCAGAACGCGCTGATGGTCGTCCCGGCGGCGACGATCCAGATGCTCGCGAGGCTGGCCCAGGCGGGGAGGCGGTCCTTGCCGAACCACCACAGGCCCAGGAAGGTGCTTTCCAGGAAGAAGGCCATCAGGACTTCCAGCGCCAGCGGGATGCCGAAGATGTTCCCGACGAAGTTCGAGAAGCCCTGCCAGTTCATGCCGAACTGGAATTCCTGCACGATGCCGGTCACGACGCCCACCGCGAAGTTGATGAAGAAGAGGTGCCCGAAGAAGCGGGTGAGGTTCTCCAGTTTCGGGTCGCCGCTGCGGTACGCCAGCGTCTGCAGGATGGCGATGATGAGCGCGAAGCCGACGGTGAACGGCACGAAGAAGTAGTGGAAGATGCTGGTCGTGGCGAACTGGAAGCGTGACAGGTCCAGCGTGGAGAAGCCCAGGATCTCGTTCATATGACCTTCTTTCGGGTGGCGGGCAGCGGGTGGAGGTGGCCGTCCTGAAGCCGGTAGACCTGATCGGCCAGGATCAGCGGTGCGGGCCGGTGCGTGACGAGCAGCAGGGTCCGCCCGGCGCACTCGCGGCCCAGGACGCGCAGCACGCGGGCCTCGGTGTCCGGGTCGAGGTGCGCGGTGGGTTCGTCCAGCAGCAGCACGTCCGAGCGTTTCAGCAGCGCGCGGGCCAGACTCACGCGGGCGCGCTGCCCGCCGGACAGGCGCGTGCCGCCCTCGCCGACCCAGGTGTCCAGCGGCAGGTCTTCCAGGCCCAGGTCGTCCAGCAGGGCGCGCAGCCGCTCGGGGGGCGCGTGCGGGTCGCCCAGGCGCAGGTTCTCCTCGACGGTGCCGTCCAGCAGCGGCGCGTCCTGCTCGTGCAGGCTCAGGCGGGCGCGCAGGTCCGCCAGCGCCAGGGCGCGCAGGTCCGTCCCGCCCAGCGTCACCCGACCGGCGGTGGGGTCGAGGTCGCGGCTGATCAGGCCCAGCAGGGTGCTCTTGCCCGCGCCGCTGGGGCCAGTGACCGCCACCCGCGCGCCCGGCGGGAGGTGCAGGGTGACGCCGCGCAGCAGGTCGCGCCCGCCGCGCGTGAGCCCCACTCCGTCCAGGGTCAGGGGCAGGGGTCCGGGCGGCAGGGGAGAGGGTGCCACCGGGTCGGTCACGGCGGGCTGCACGGCCGCCAGCGCCTCGTCCCGCTCCTGCGCCGCCCGGGCCGCCGCGTGCGCGCCGGGCACCAGCGCGAGCGGGATCAGCGCGTCGAAACTCGCGGCGGCCAGCAACACGACCGCCGCCAGCCACGCGCCGCCCAGAGTGCCCACCTCGACCAGGGTCAGGCCGCGCGTGAGCACCAGCGTGAAGCACAGGGCGAACAGCGCCTCGCGGCCCAGCGTCAGGCCGGTCTGGAGGCGACCCTGCGCCAGTGTCACGCGGCGCAGCTGCCCGTTCAGGGCGTCCAGGCGGGGCGCCCACAGCCGGGCCGCGCCGTCCGCGCTGGCACTCAGCGCGTCCAGCAGCGCCGCGCCGTGCTCACGGGCCACCCTCGCTTCCTCGCGGGCCAGTTCCGCCGCCCGCACGCGGGCCAGCCAGGGCAGCGCCGCCGCCAGCAGCAGCGGCCCCAGGACGCTCAGGCCCAGCCGGGCGTCCAGGCTCAGCAGCCACCCACCGGCCAGCAGCGCCCCGCCCGCGAAGCCCAGCAGCGGCAGGGTCACGCGCAGCGCCGCGAACTGCCGCGCGTCTAGGTCCGCGCCGCTGCGGGCGAGCAGGTCGCCACTGCGTTCGCGGGCTAGCAGGTCCCGCCCGAACCGCGAGACGCGGTCGAACAGCGCCGCGCGCCCCGCCTCTCCGGCCCGCAGGGCGGCGGCGTGCCCGGTCAGGCGTTCGGCGTAGCGCAGGCCCGCGCGGCCCACGCCCAGCCCGCGCACCAGCGTCACGAGCAGCGTCAGGCTCAGGAACACCTCGGGCCGCAGCGCCGCGCGGGCGATCAGGCGTCCCGACGCGCCCGCCAGCGTGACCCCCGCCAGGGTGGCCGCGACGCCCAGCAGCGCCGGGAGGACGAAGGGCCGCCAGCCTCCGGCCCGGTTCATGGGGTGGGTCATGGGGCCTCCAGGGTCAGGGTGCGCCAGCCGGGTGGGGGGTCGCGGTGCGTGACGAGCAGCGCGGTCCGCCCGCGCGCGGCCCGGCCGATCAGCGCGTGCAGGTCGCGCGCGGTGTCCCCGTCCAGGTGGGCGGTGACCTCGTCGAGGAGCAGCAGGTCCGCGCCGGACAGCAGTGCGCGGGCCAGGGCCAGCCGGGCCGTCTCCCCGCCGGACAGGCGCGTGCCGCCCTCGCCCAGCGGGGCGTCCAGCGTGCCGGGCAGCGCGGCGATCACGCCGTCCAGTCCCACCTCGCGCAGCGCGGTCCACAGCGTCCCGTCGTCCGCGTCGGGCGCGGCGAGGCGCAGGTTGTCGCGCACGCTGGCCGCCAGCAGGCGTGGGGCCTGCGGCACCAGGGCCACCCGGCGCGCCCAGCGGTCCGCGTTCAGGTCATCCAGCGGGACGCCGCCCACGCTCACCTGCCCGGTATGGGCCACGTATTTTCCCAGTGCGTGCAGCAGAGCGCTCTTGCCGACGCCGCTCGGGCCGCGCAGGGCGACGTGCTCGCCGCTGGCGACCGTGCCGGTCAGGGTGGCGGTCACGCCCGGCAGGTCGGCCCGCGCGCCCCGGAAGGTCAGTTCAGGGGCGTCGGGCGGTGCGCCCCGCGTCCCGTCGGGCCCGCCGGGCACTGCGTCCAGGGCCGCCAGATCGCGCGCCAGCGGTTCGGCGTCCAGCGCTGCGTGACGGTCCGCGCCGAGCTGCCGCAGCGGCCCGAAGAACTCCGGGACGAGCATCAGCGCCGCCAGCGTGGGGGCCAAGGTCGCCTCGCCACCGAAGAGGCGCACGCCGATCCACACGGCCACCAGCGCGGTGGCGAGGGTCGCGGCGAACTCCATCACGAAGCCCGACAGGAACGCCACGCGCAGCACCCGCAGCGTCGCCTCGCGGTGCGCGCCCGCCGAGCGGACGAGCACGTCCCGGTAGGTGGGCACCGCCCCGAAGGCGTGCAGGGTCGGCAGGTGCCGCGTCAGGGTCAGCAGCCGCCCCGCGAGCCGGGTGTGCCGCGTCCACTGCGCCTGCGTGGCCGCGTGCGTGGCGAGCCCCACGAGGTACAGGAACACCACGGTCAGCGGTCCGGTCACGACGAGCAGCGCGGCGGTCGCCGGGTCCAGCAACGCGGTGACGCCCAGCGCGACCAGCGCGCAGATCGCGGCGTGCGCCCGGCCCGGCAGGAAGCGCGCGTAGTACGGCGCGAGGCGCGGCCCCAGGTCGCTGCTCAGCGTGACGAGGTCCGCCGCGCGCCGTCCCGCCAGCGCCACCGGGCCCAGGGCCAGCAGCCGCGCCGTGAGGCGATCCCGCTGCCACGCGGTCGCGTGGGTGGCCAGACGTGCCGACAGCGCCTCGCGCGCCGCGCCCGTCAGGGCCCGCACGCCCAGGCCGAGCGCGGCGCCCAGCACCTCGCCGATATCCGGCAGTCGGGCGGGCGGCGTGAGCACCCCGGCGATGATCCGCGCGGCCAGCACGAAAGCCAGCGCCGTCCCCAGCGCGCCCAGCAGGCTCAGCGCGGCGCTCAGGGCGAGGGGGCGCCCCAGGCCGGGCGGGGCACTCAGGGCGCGCCGCGCCGGGTCCGGCGGGCGGGGGCGGGTCATCCGGGGGGTGATGGACACCATGCGCCCAGCCTGCGCCTCGGGTGTGGGGGAACGCGAGGGGCGCACGTCCTGAATTTCACAAGGTCGGCTGTGGCCCGGCGTCTCCCCTGTCCCGGGTCTGGCGGGACCGCTGCCCCGCCCTTGCCGCGGTGTTCAGCGGTCCTCCGGGGCCGACCGCACGCCCCAGGACTCCGCTCTGCCACCCCTGCGGGTGCTGCCGTCAGCGCCTCAGCGGGTGGGCTGCGGGGTCTGCGCGGCGCGGGTGCGCCGCAGGAACCGCGCCAGCAGCGTCAGGCCCGCGAAGCACAGGCCGGCCGTCAGACCGAACCACAGGCCGCGCGGGCCCAGGTCCAGGCCGAAGGCCAGCAGCACGCCGCTGCCCAGGCCCAGCACCCAGTACGCCATCAGCGAGATCAGCAGCGGCCAGCGCGTGTCCTGCAGGCCGCGCAGCGCCGCGTTCGCGGTGACCTGCACCCCGTCGAACGCCTGGAACAGGGTCGCGATCAGCAGCAGGGCCGCCGCGCCGCCCACCAGCGCCGCATTGGCCGGGTCGCGCACGTCCACGAACACCCCGATCACCCAGCGGGGCGCGAACACGTACGACAGGCTGACCAGCAACATCACCAGCGTGGCCAGCGCCATGCCCAGCAGGCCCGCGCGGCGCGCCAGGCGCAGCTGCCCCGCCCCGGCGTGCTGCGCCACGCGGATCCCGGTGGCGGTCGCCAGGCCCAGCGGCACCATGAACACGGCCGTGATGACCTGCAGCGCGACGTTGTGCGCCGCCAGCGCCTGCGGGCCGAAGCGGGCCATCAGCAGGCTCGTCACGGTGAACAGGCCTCCCTCGGCCCCGAGGGTCAGGCCGATCGGCCAGCCCAGCCGGGCCAGGGCGCGCAGTTCGCCGAGCAGGGCGGCTCTGGGCACCCGGTCGGCCGGGAGGCGCGTGCGGGCGGCCCACAGCAGGACCAGCGCGCTGCTCCAGGAGGCGGCGACGGTGGCCAGCGCGGCGCCGCGCAGTCCCAGGGCCGGCAGGGGTCCCCAGCCGTAACTGAGGGCCGGGCTCAGGAGACCGGCCAGGGCCACGGCGCCCAGCGCTACGGCGGTTACCGGGCGGGGTTGACCGGTGCCTTCCAGGGCGCCGCGCAGGGCGCTGAAGGCCAGCGTGGCGGGCATGCCCAGCGCGTACAGCCGCAGGTAGTCACCGGCCAGGTCGCCCTGGATGCCGCTGGGGGCAAAGCGCGCGATCAGGTGCGCGGCGAGGAACGCCAGGGGCAGGAAGGTGGCGGCCAGCAGCAGCGCCAGGAGCAGGCCCGCCTGGAGCGCGCGGGCGACGGCGGGCGGGTCGCCGGCTCCGTGCGCGGCGGCCACGCGGGGGCTGACGGCGAGCATCACGCCGATCAGGACGATGAATCCCAGGTAGTACGTGGCGTTGCCGTAGGCGACGGCGGCCAGCTGGGCTTCGCCGAGGCGGCCGATGACGGCGGTGCTGATCAGGGCCAGGGCGTTGAGGCTGAACTGCGAGACGATGACGGGCGCCGCGAGCCGCAGCAGCTGCCCGGTTTCCGTGCGCAGGTCGGGCAGGTGGGGGGCGTTCACCGCGTCAGGATAGCGGCCCGGTTTCCTGCGGCTGATCGGCTGCGCCGGACGGGGGCGCGGCGCGCCGCCATCCGAACGAACGTGCGTTAGTTCCGGGAGTAGCATGCGGCATGACCCACAATCCAGACCGGGCGTTCCGCACGCGCGCCGTTCATGCCGGGCACGGCCTCGATCCGGCCACCGGTGCCCACGCCACGCCGATCTACGCCACCTCCACCTTCGGGTACGGCAGCGCCGAACGCGGCGCGCGCCTGTTCGCCGGCGAGGAACAGGGGTACTTCTACTCGCGCCTGACCAACCCGACCGTGCGGGCCTTCGAACAGAAGGTCGCCAGCCTGGAGGGCCTGTCCGACGCCGTGGCGTTCGCGAGCGGCATGGGCGCCGTGTCCGCCGTGTGCCTGACCCTGCTGCGCCCCGGGGATGAACTGATCTTCGTCGCGCCGCTGTACGGGGGCACCACCGGCTTCCTGCACGAGGTCGCCGCCCGGTTCGGCGTGACCGTCCACGAGGCGGCGGACGAGGCGGCCGTGGAGTCGCTCAGCGGCCCGCGCACCCGGCTGATCTGGGTGGAGACCCCCACCAACCCGGCGCTGGGCGTCGTGGACCTGGCCCGCGTGGCCCGCGCGGCGCGGGCGTGCGGCGCGCTGAGCGTCGCGGACAACACCTTCAGCACCCCGGCCCTGACCCGCCCCGCCGAGCACGGCATCGACCTGGTCATGCACAGCGCCACCAAGTACCTGGGCGGCCACGGGGACGCGATCGGGGGCGTGGTGGCCGGCCCGGAGGATCTCCTGGCGGAGCTGCGGGGCGTGGGTCTCCGGCACGTCGGGGCGTCGCTGGGGCCGTTCGAGGCGTACCTGTTCCTGCGGGGCATGAAGACCCTGCCGCTGCGCATGCAGGCGCACTGCGAGGGCGCGCAGACCCTCGCGCAGGCCCTGACAGGCCACCCGGCCCTGCGGGCCCTGCACTACCCGGGCCTGAGCAGCCACCCGGGGCACGCGGTGGCCGCGCGTCAGATGAGCGGCTTCGGCGGCCTGATCAGCGTGGACCTGGGCACGCAGGCCGCGGCGTTCACGTTCCTGAATCACCTGACGCTGTTCACGCAGGCGGTCAGTCTGGGGGACGTCGAGAGCCTCTCGTGCCATCCGGGCAGCACCACGCATCACCTGCTGGGCGACGAGGCGCTGCGCCGGCAGGGCGTGACGCCCGGACTGGTCCGTCTGAGCGTGGGGATCGAGGATCCCCAGGATCTCGTCCGCGACGTCCTGGAGGCTCTGGCGCACGTCGGGGCCGAGCAGTTGCAGCCGTCCTGACCCGGACGGGCGGGGGGCGCCGGGTGAACCAGCCGGGGTACCCGGGCGTGCGCCGTGGCCGGGGCCCACCTGCCGGCCGCTCCGGTCCGGCGCCTCTGGCCGCGCTCAGGGGCGCCGGGCCGACCGGCGGCGTTTGCTGTCGTACATGCGGGTGTCGGCCAGGGCGAGCAGCGCCCCGCGGTCGGTCTCGCCGCTCTGGGCCACGCCCACGCTGACGCCCACGAGCGGGCTGAGCTGCCGCGCGGCCAGCACCGCCGCGTCCACGTGCTCCAGGAAGTGGTCGTCGCTGGTCGGGTCGGCGATCACCACGAATTCGTCCCCGCCGTAGCGGTAGACCTCGCCGCTGCGGTCGAGTTCGGCCGCCAGGGCCGCCGCGAAGATCCGCAGCAGCTTGTCCCCCTGCGCGTGCCCCTGGGTGTCGTTGAGGCGCTTGAGGCCGTCGAGGTCCAGCAGCGCCAGCGTGAACGGCACCTCGGTCAGGGCGGCGAAGTCCGCGTCGAACGCGCGGCGGTTCAGCACGCCGGTCAGGGCGTCCCGGCGCGCCCAGGCGCGGGCCTGCCGGTGGTCGATCATCTGCTGCGCGGCGCGGCCGGTGGCCTCCAGCAGGCTGCGGTCCGCGGCGCGCCAGGTTGGCACCGGGTGCCCCACGAAGCGCGTGAAGAGCAGCTGCGTGACGCTGTCCGGTTCGCGTCCGGCGGGAATGACGGCCAGTTGCGTCACCTCGTCGCCCATGAGCACCCCGCGCTGCGTGGCGTAGGTTTTCAGGTCGTCGATGTACAGGGGGGTGTCGGTGAGGTGCAGGCCCAGCGCGGTGATGACCTCGTGGGATCCGGACGGCACGACCTGTTGACCGCTGGGCAGCGTGGACCGGACGTGACTGACGTTCAGTTCGATCTCGTCGCCCTGGGTGCGGCACAGTCCGGCCTGATCGGCCTCCAGCGCCTCGGCAAGCACGGACGTGACGGCCAGCAGCGTGTCGCGCGGTTCCAGGTCCAGGTCGAACAGCTGATGCACGCTGCTCAGGGCCTGCGCCTGTTCCAGGCTGCGCTGCAGTTCCACGCTGTGTTCGCGCTGGGCGTCGAGCGACAGGTTCAGGCGCTGCTGGTAGGCGCGGAGTTCCAGTTCGTTCACGACGATGGCCGCCAGGTCCTGGAGCGCCTGCAGGTCCTCGGGGCTCAGCGGGTGGGGCTGGTCGTCGGTGACGCACAGCGTGCCGATCCGCTGGCCGCTGGGCATGATCAGGGGCGCGCCGGCGTACATCTGCACGTGCGGGTCGCCGGTCACCATGGGGTTGTTCACGAAACGGGGGTCGTGCCGGGCGTCCTCGATGACGGTGGGCTGGTCGTGCAGGATCGTCCAGGCGCAGAAGGAGTCGCGGCGGTCGGCGGTCGTCTGGTTCAGGCCGACGCTGGCCTTGCTCCACTGGCGGGCCTGATCGACGAAGTTGATGGTGGCGACCGGCATGCGCAGCAGGTGGGCGGCCAGCCGCACGATCCGGTCGAACTGCGGTTCCCGGGGGGTATCCAGGATGCCGTAGTAGGCCAGCGCCATCAGGCGCTGGGCCTCGCTGGTGGGGATGGGCGCGCCACTCATGGCGTTCACTGTAGCCGCTGCCCGGACCGTTGCACACCCGGACCCCCATGAACGTCAGCTTGACATGAGGTCACGTGCGCTTTACGTTCGGGCCATGCCTCAGCCCGCGTCCGGTCTCCTGCGCTGCTCGCTGCGTGAGCGCCGGGAGGCCGCCGGACGCACGGCGGCGAGCCTCGCGGCCGAGGTGGGTGTCTCCCGGCAGGCGCTGGGCCGCATCGAATCGGGTGGCGCGGTGCCCAGCACGCTGGTCGCGCTGCGCCTGGCCCGCGCGCTGCACTGCGCGGTCGAGCAGCTGTTCGAGCTGGGTCAGCCGCAGCTGACCGTGCCGCTGGACGCCCCGCCGGGCACGCGGGTCCGCCTGGCGCGCCTGGGGGCGGAGGTGCGGGCCGTGCCCCTGGGCGGGGAGGCCGGACTGCACCAGCCGGCCGACGGGGTGGTGCGCGCCGCGGCCGGGCCGGGGCGGGTCACGGTGGATCTGCTCGCGCCGCCAGGGGATCTGGAGCGCACGGCGCTGGTGGCCGGCTGCGACCCGGCCCTGGGGCTGCTGTGCGGCCGCCTGGGTGCGGAGGGGCGCGCGGCGTGGGTGCCGCACGACAGTCTCGGCGCGCTGGCCGCGGCGGCGCGGGGCGAGGTGCACGTGGCGGGCCTTCACCTGGGCGGCGGGGACGCGCACCGTCAGGTGATCGCGCGGACGCTGCCGGGCGCGGCGCTGGTGCGCGCGTGGCAGGTGCAGCAGGGTCTGATGCTGGCGCCGGGCAATCCGCTCGGGGTGCGGGGCGCTCCGGATCTCGCCCGGCGGGACCTGCGGCTGGTGACGCGCGCGGCCGGGGCGGGAGGGCGGGCGCTGCTCGACCGGTGGTTTCAGGTGGCCGGGCTGAGCGGGCGGGAGCGGGCAGCGCGGCACGCGCGGTCCCTGCTGGCGGACTCGCCGCTGGCCGCCGCGGCGCTCGTGGCGCGTGGCGAGGCGGACGCCGCGCCTGGACCGAGTTCGGCGGCGCGGGCGCACGGCCTGACGTTCGTGCCGCTGCACCTGGACGCGTTCGATCTGGCGGTCCCGGAGCGCCACCTGGGTCATCCGGGGGTGCAGGCGCTGCTGTCTGCGGCCCGCAGCGCCGCCTTCCTGGATGATCTGCGCAGCGTGGGCGGGTACGTGCCGCCGGACCTGTCCCTGACCCGACTGGAGGTGTCATGAAATTCACTGCTCTGCTGCTGTGCCTGCTCGTCTCGCCGGCGGGCGCGGCCTCACTGACCGTGTTCGCGGCGTCCTCCCTGACCGACGCCTTCACCGAGGTGGGGCGGGCGTTCGACGCGCGGACCGGGCACCGCACGACCTTTCAGTTCGCGGGGTCGCAGGTGCTGCGCACGCAGCTGGAGGGCGGCGCGCGGGCCGACGTGTTCGCCAGCGCCAACGACGCGCAGTTCACGCCGCTGCTGGGCCGGGTCGTGGTGGGGCGCGAGGTGTTCGCCCGCAACCGCCTGACGCTGATCGCGCCGGCCGGCAGCGCGAAGGTGCGGACCCTGCGCGACCTGACCGCGCCCGGCGTGCGGCTGGTGGTGGCTGCGCCGAACGTCCCGGTGGGTGACTACACCCGCCGGATGTTCGCGGCGGTCGAGCGGTCCGGCACGTACGGCGCGGACTTCGCGGCGCGGGCGCGGCGCAACGTGGTCAGCGAGGAGGGCAACGTGCGGCAGGTGGCGCTGAAGGTCAGCCTGGGCGAGGCCGACGCGGCCGTGGTGTACGCCAGTGACGTGACGCCCGCCCTGAAGCGGACGGTGCGGGTGGTGCCGCTGCCCACGAGGTTCAACCAGACGGCCGCGTACCCGGTCGGGGTGGTGCGGGGCAGCGCGAACGCGGACGCGGCGCAGGCGTTCGTGGCGTTCGTGAAGAGTGAGGCGGGTCAGGCGATCCTGCGCCGCTGGGGGTTCCTGCGCCCGTGAGGTCGGCGGGGCGCGTGCCCTGGGCCGGGATGGCGCTGGGGGGCCTGTTCGCGGCGTTTCTGCTGCTGCCCACGCTGGTGCTGCTCACGCGCGGGCTGAACGCGGACTTCCTGACGACGCTGCGCAGTCCGGCCGTGACCGACGCGCTGCGCGTGAGCCTGTGGACGACCGGCGTGACCGTGCTGCTGACGGTCCTGACCGGAACGCCGCTGGCGTACCTGCTGGCGCGGCGAGCGTTTCCGGGCCGCGCCCTGCTGGACGCGCTGCTGGACCTGCCGGTGGTGCTGCCGCCGGTCGTGGCGGGTCTGGGGCTGCTGCTGACCTTCGGGCGGGGCGGCCTGCTGGGGCCGGGCCTGGAACTCGCGGGCGTTCAGCTGGCCTTCTCGCCGGCGGCGGTGGTGCTCGCGCAGCTGTTCACGGCGGCGCCGTTCTACCTGCGGGCGGCGAAGGCGGGGTTCGCGGCGGTGGACCGCGACGCGGAGGCGGCGGCCCTGACCGACGGGGCCGGCCGGTGGGGGGCGTTCCGGTTCGTGACGTGGCCGCTGGCCTTCCCGTTCCTGCTCGAGGGTCTGGTGCTGACCTGGGCGCGGGCACTGGGGGAGTTCGGCGCGACGATCCTGTTCGCCGGGTCGCTTCAGGGGCAGACGAGAACAGTGACGCTGGCGATCTACAGCGCGCTGGACAGTGATCTGGGGCCGGCGCTGGTGCTGTCGGCGGTGATGGTGGTGGTGGCCTTCACGGTTCTGCTGACGGTCCGCGTGCTGGCCGCGCGCCGCGCACCGCCCTGACAGCGGGACTGACTGCAGAATGCAGAGGTCCTGACCGCGGTGTTCAGGAAGACTGAGATAACCCCTCAGTCTCCCTGAAACGAGCAGCGCGAGAACCCGCCGCCATCAGCGGGTGGAAGTGGAGTTGAAGGGCGTGCTGTTGGCCCTTCACTGGAGCTGGACACCGCTGTGAATGTGCCCCTGGGAAACACCAGCGGTGTTCAGCTCTGCCCGGACCGGCGGACGTCTGCGGACC includes:
- a CDS encoding MATE family efflux transporter encodes the protein MNAPHLPDLRTETGQLLRLAAPVIVSQFSLNALALISTAVIGRLGEAQLAAVAYGNATYYLGFIVLIGVMLAVSPRVAAAHGAGDPPAVARALQAGLLLALLLAATFLPLAFLAAHLIARFAPSGIQGDLAGDYLRLYALGMPATLAFSALRGALEGTGQPRPVTAVALGAVALAGLLSPALSYGWGPLPALGLRGAALATVAASWSSALVLLWAARTRLPADRVPRAALLGELRALARLGWPIGLTLGAEGGLFTVTSLLMARFGPQALAAHNVALQVITAVFMVPLGLATATGIRVAQHAGAGQLRLARRAGLLGMALATLVMLLVSLSYVFAPRWVIGVFVDVRDPANAALVGGAAALLLIATLFQAFDGVQVTANAALRGLQDTRWPLLISLMAYWVLGLGSGVLLAFGLDLGPRGLWFGLTAGLCFAGLTLLARFLRRTRAAQTPQPTR
- a CDS encoding diguanylate cyclase domain-containing protein; the encoded protein is MSGAPIPTSEAQRLMALAYYGILDTPREPQFDRIVRLAAHLLRMPVATINFVDQARQWSKASVGLNQTTADRRDSFCAWTILHDQPTVIEDARHDPRFVNNPMVTGDPHVQMYAGAPLIMPSGQRIGTLCVTDDQPHPLSPEDLQALQDLAAIVVNELELRAYQQRLNLSLDAQREHSVELQRSLEQAQALSSVHQLFDLDLEPRDTLLAVTSVLAEALEADQAGLCRTQGDEIELNVSHVRSTLPSGQQVVPSGSHEVITALGLHLTDTPLYIDDLKTYATQRGVLMGDEVTQLAVIPAGREPDSVTQLLFTRFVGHPVPTWRAADRSLLEATGRAAQQMIDHRQARAWARRDALTGVLNRRAFDADFAALTEVPFTLALLDLDGLKRLNDTQGHAQGDKLLRIFAAALAAELDRSGEVYRYGGDEFVVIADPTSDDHFLEHVDAAVLAARQLSPLVGVSVGVAQSGETDRGALLALADTRMYDSKRRRSARRP
- the modA gene encoding molybdate ABC transporter substrate-binding protein, with protein sequence MKFTALLLCLLVSPAGAASLTVFAASSLTDAFTEVGRAFDARTGHRTTFQFAGSQVLRTQLEGGARADVFASANDAQFTPLLGRVVVGREVFARNRLTLIAPAGSAKVRTLRDLTAPGVRLVVAAPNVPVGDYTRRMFAAVERSGTYGADFAARARRNVVSEEGNVRQVALKVSLGEADAAVVYASDVTPALKRTVRVVPLPTRFNQTAAYPVGVVRGSANADAAQAFVAFVKSEAGQAILRRWGFLRP
- a CDS encoding trans-sulfuration enzyme family protein, which codes for MTHNPDRAFRTRAVHAGHGLDPATGAHATPIYATSTFGYGSAERGARLFAGEEQGYFYSRLTNPTVRAFEQKVASLEGLSDAVAFASGMGAVSAVCLTLLRPGDELIFVAPLYGGTTGFLHEVAARFGVTVHEAADEAAVESLSGPRTRLIWVETPTNPALGVVDLARVARAARACGALSVADNTFSTPALTRPAEHGIDLVMHSATKYLGGHGDAIGGVVAGPEDLLAELRGVGLRHVGASLGPFEAYLFLRGMKTLPLRMQAHCEGAQTLAQALTGHPALRALHYPGLSSHPGHAVAARQMSGFGGLISVDLGTQAAAFTFLNHLTLFTQAVSLGDVESLSCHPGSTTHHLLGDEALRRQGVTPGLVRLSVGIEDPQDLVRDVLEALAHVGAEQLQPS
- a CDS encoding substrate-binding domain-containing protein; this encodes MPQPASGLLRCSLRERREAAGRTAASLAAEVGVSRQALGRIESGGAVPSTLVALRLARALHCAVEQLFELGQPQLTVPLDAPPGTRVRLARLGAEVRAVPLGGEAGLHQPADGVVRAAAGPGRVTVDLLAPPGDLERTALVAGCDPALGLLCGRLGAEGRAAWVPHDSLGALAAAARGEVHVAGLHLGGGDAHRQVIARTLPGAALVRAWQVQQGLMLAPGNPLGVRGAPDLARRDLRLVTRAAGAGGRALLDRWFQVAGLSGRERAARHARSLLADSPLAAAALVARGEADAAPGPSSAARAHGLTFVPLHLDAFDLAVPERHLGHPGVQALLSAARSAAFLDDLRSVGGYVPPDLSLTRLEVS